The DNA region TCTGGCTTTACTATTGTTAATAATGCTTGTAAATGGGGTACTACCCCAAGAAAGACCTTTGGCTATCATTCCTGGAAGAAGGGAGTTCCTGTGCCGGTGCTGATGGTGTGGCTTTGAAAAAAAGTTTAACCATTTGGGAAAAAGTCGCACCGTTTGAAAAATAGTTTAATCATAAATATATTTGAAAGTCATATTAATTTAATGAATGTGGGGTAATACCAGCAGCTGTGTCATGTACTGAAAAGTAAACGGATTATAATGGCAATTATATAACAAATATAAAAATCCACACTAATAAATTTTAAAAATTAGAGTGGATTTATTTATACTAAATATTATATCTGTACTGCGTTATTATTATACATAGCTATTGGAATCCTTTGATTTAGATATGTAGCAAAGGATATCTATTAATATATAAAGTAATAAGAAGAGAGTTAATGTTTGGTTTTACAAATATTAACTCTTACTTTGCACAAATAGCAGCTTCGCTGGTACTCCCCCATAGCCATCAAGTTAAGAAAAAATATATAAAAGAATAGCCCCCATTTATAAAAAATAGTACAATAATAAAAATCTAATTTTTATAAGAGGGTTTAAAAAATAACAAAAGAAAAATTAATGATGGAAAATGGAATTAAACTTGTTTTACCTTAATCTCTTACACTAATTGATTTAATACATTATTCTCGTTTCTTAGCTTGATGGCTATGTGGCGACACCCCATATATAAAACAATAATCCTGATATTATAAATAAAACCACGTATGATGCTGCTAATGAAGTTTGAGAATCTGTTTTTAAGTTACTTCCAAACATAGTTATAAAAAAACAATAATTCCCGTTAAAGTGCCAAAAACTGAACTTGCAGTACCTGCAAGTTGAGAAAATAATGCCATTGTCCGAGCCAATGCATTAGGCACAATAAATCCTATGAAAAAGAAAATCATAAACACAGGCACTAAAATAACATATAAATTCATATTAAAAATAAAACTTAATAATAGTATTAACATACTTACTACCAAACCAGTGATTAATACATTATTCTCGTTCCTTAGCTTGATGGCTATGTGGTATTACCCCAAATATAACTGAAACGAATCATCAATCCGTAACTAAAACTCTAAAATCATATCATACCATTCAGCACCACCGTGTACTGATTTAGATATACCTTTATTTACATATCCGAACTTTTCATAATAATGAATAAGTTTCTCTTTACAAGCTAGAATAACACCTTTACGCTCTGCTTTTTTTGATGCTTTTATCATATAATACATGAGTTTTGCTGCAATTCCCTGATTTCGATACTCTGGTATCACATCAAGTCCGAAAATAGTTTGATAATTTCCATCTAGAATATGTAGTGAGGAATCTTTGTATAGTTCATCATAAATAGTAGTTTTATTTGTAACACACCCATTAATAAATCCAATAATTTTACCATCTATTTCTGCTACAAAAAAGCTTGTTGAAAATGTATTAATACGTTGTTCTAATGATTCTCTCGTAGCCGCTTCTGTCTGAGGAAAACATATTTCTTCCACTTTTACTACTAGATGCAAATCATCTATTGATGCTTGTCTAATCGTAATATTTTTATTTAATTCCTTCTCAATACAAAAAAATTCACCTTTTCTAGATGTTACAACTCCTTTTTTCTCATAATCATTATTCTCATATAACTTACATTCATCTAAACGTATTGACTCGTAATTATTGTCTTTTCCTAATTTTTTAGCATATTTTATAAGAGCAGTAACAATTCCTTCACCTTTATATTTAGCATTAACACATAATCTATGAATAATTAAATTTTTACCTTTATTGCACTTCCATTTTATTGACTCATATGCTTTATCCTGAAATTCATTCAGAGTACTAAATCCTTTAATGACATTCTTATCAATATAGACATAAAGATTTTGTTCATTAATATCACTAGCTATCCTAAGATAAATGTTGTCCCATTTATGTATATCTTCTGATTCCATATCAATAATATTAGTTTTAATTATATTCATTATTTCCTTAATATCTTCTATTTTACCTTTTCTAATTTCCATAATTTATCTTTAGAGAGAGTATAACATAATTACTCAACCCTAACTAAATACTCACTTTCCTTTACTATATATAATATATTGATAACTTTACTAATACTTCATAATATAACAATATAAATTATTATATTAAGCATTCTATAGAAGAATAGTTCTAATCTTTATTTTTAATGTATATATACAGCAATTATATTAGATATTATTACAATTACATGCTGAAATAAATTAAAAAATACATCCATAGATAGTGTTAAAAAACTAAGTTCATAATTATTTGAATATTATGAGTATAAAATAACTTAAATTCAAATATACGTCAATAAATTTTGTTGTTATTATTAAAATAGTTTATACTATTACCCCTCTTAAAAATAAAAAGTTATTTAAAATTGTTCCTCTCATAAATATAAAACTTAATCTCAGTTGCCACTATGAAAATTCAATCATCTAAATATTCAATCAAAAATTTATATTATTTTTTAATATATATATTGCAATAAATTATATTCATCATGAAATAATTATTTTTTTAATCTAGTGTATTTTCTCATTGATTAAATGAATAATTTTAATTACAACTTATATATATAAAAAACTAACAATATAATATTAAAATATTAATACGATATCTTATAATATTTATCGTAATTGTTACTTTAATTATAAATACATACTTTTCTTATTTGATTAGTAATATATCGCACAATAAAATATCATATTATTAAATTACATATTGACTAATATTTAACACATATTATTATTATTATATGTGTGTGCATACAAAAAATTACTTTAAATGTATATAGTTTATTATATTCAATATACTTGTAATTAAAATAAATATTGCAGTATTTAGGAAATTTTTATTTATTATATAAGGAGTGAAATATGATGTCTCAATTAGATTGGAAATTTGATTTTAATAATTTAGTTAAAGAATTTGGAAATCCATTTTATTTATATGACGAGTTAAAAATCGAACAAATAGTTAATAAATTTAAAATGATTACTTATAAGTCTACAAGTATTCATTTTGCAACTATGAGTAACAATACTCCTAAAATTTTGCAAATTCTAAAAAAATTAGGTGTGAAACTATTTGTAAATTCACCTAAACATTTAATTATAGGTTTAGATGCAGGATTTTCAACAGAAGAAATTGTTTTTACAAGTACTAATTTAAGTGAGAATGATATGAAATATGCCATTGCGTCTAATGTGAAATTAAACGTAGATTCTTTAGGTCAACTCGATATGTATGGAAGATTAAATCCAGGGGGTTCAGTAGGATTACGTATTAATTTAGATAAACTATCACATTTTCCAGAAAGCCATGTAGGTGTTTATATTGGGCCTAAAAGTCGTATAGGAATTTTTGAATCAGAATTGGACAAAGCCTTTTCTATTGCTCAAAAATATAATTTAAAATTAAGAGGAGTTCATGTATATTTAGGAACTAACATACAAGAACATCAGATTTTTTTAGAGGGAGCAGAAGAGGTATTTCGTATTGCAAAGAGATTTCCAGATCTCCGTTATATTGATTTGGGAGGTGGCTTTCCAGTTAAAGTTCGTCCTGAAGAAACAGAATTTAATTTCAAAGCATTTGGAGAAGCTATTTCAAAACGTATGGAAAAATTTTGTGATGAATTTGGGCGTGAAATAGAACTTATATTTGAACCAGGAAGATATATGTTAAGTGACGCAGCTGTATTTGTTACAACTGTAACAGATATAAAGAATAGAGCTGATAGAACATATATAGGAGTTGATTCATCCATTGATATTTTCCCAAGACCATTATATTATGATGTTTATACAGAAGCCTATCATCCCGTTTTTGTATCAGGTAAAAATGAAGTTTTAACTGATAAATATATTGATATTTGTGGTAGTACAACTTATTCGCGTGATTATCTAGCTCGTGATCGTTATTTACCTAAAATTGAAATAGGTGATATTCTTGTATTTGAAAAAGCTGGTGCATATTGTTGTTCTGCTTTTTCAGAATTCTTAGGAAGACCACATCCTTTAGAACTATTAATTAATTCAGAAAACAATGTTAAAATAGTTCGTAAATCAGAAGATATTATATCACCAGATAAGATAGCTTCTATATATGATATTAAGTATTAAATTTATATTGTAATTATAGAATAAATATTATACTAAACTTATATCTGTGATTCATAATATGTAATTTAAGAAATAATATAAAATTATAAAAATTGTGAATTACAGATATATTAAAAGATTAGGAGGCTTTTATTAATATGATAGTTTCATCAATCCTAGACGTGATAGGAAATACACCTATTGTAAAATTAAGTCATCTGAGTCCACTTGGCAAGGCTGATGTATATGCTAAAGCTGAATTTTTAAATCCAATGGGTAGTGTAAAAGACAGACCTGCATTAGCAATGGTTAATGCGGCTGAAAAAGATAATAAGCTACATCATGGAATGACTATAGTAGAAGCCACTAGTGGAAATACTGGAGTAGGACTTACAATGGTTAGCGTAATTAAGAATTATAAAGTAATAATTATTATGGAGGAAATTGATATTGTAGAATCAATTTGTAAAATTGTAAAGACATTAGGTGCAGAAGTTATACGAACGAATAGCTTTGAATCAGCTGTAAAATTAGCTGAAACGTTTCAGCAAGAAAATCCTGAAAAATATTATGTACCACATCAATTTAAAAATATTGCAAATCCTCAAATTCATACTGAAACTACCGCTCAAGAAATTATAAAAGATGTAGGACCACGAATAAAAGCATTTGTTTCCACATTTGGATCAGGAGGAACTTTTACTGGTATTGGTAGAGCATTAAAAAAATATAATCCAAACATAGAGTTAGTTTTAATTGAACCAGATACTGTACCTATTTTTTCTGGAGGTAGAATTACATGTTCAGAAATTCATGGAGTGGGTCCAACTTTTGTATCTGACATTTTTGATAGATCACTAATTGATACAATTGTCCAAGTAAGTGCACAACAAGCAAGAGAAGCGTCTCTTAATATGGCACGAACTGAAGGTATATTATGTGGACCTTCTGCTGGAGCTTCAGTATATGTTGCAGCTAAAGTAGCTGAACGTTATAGTTCAAATGATATTGTTGTTACAATTTTACCCGATCGAGGTGAACGTTATTTTGGAGAAAATGTATTCTAGAACTAAATATAATATATGTAAAACACAAGGTGAATTAAAAAATCGTTTAATAAATATAGAAAAAGAAATTTCAGATATTTGTAACCAATGTGGAAGAAAGAGAAATGAAATTACAGTTTTATCGGTTTCTAAGTATGTGCCAAATGAAATTGTGGATATAGCATATAGACTTGGTGTTAGAAATTTTGGAGAAAATCGTATTGAAAAATTTGAAAATAGAAAAAAATTATCTTTTTTTAATAATTGTTCATGGGATATGATTGGTCATATTCAATCACGGAAAGTTAATAAAATAGTAGGACAATTTTCATTGATTCATTCTATAGATACAATTAAAGTGGCACGTTTAGTAAATAAATTTGCATGTGAAAAACAAATTTGCCAACCAGTGCTTTTGCAAGTTAATACGTCTAATGAGGAAAGTAAACAAGGATTTATATCTAATTTTGGAGTGTTAGAACGTGATAACATTTTCGCATGTATGGATGAATTGGCTGAACTTCCAGGATTAGACATACAAGGGTTTATGACTATGGCACCAAACACTAATGATAAAAACTTAATTCAATCAGTGTTTCATGACACTAAAGTAATTCGTGATAAATTACAAAATTTATATCCACAGTTAAATTTAAAGCATCTTTCTATGGGAATGAGTAATGACTTTAAATTAGCATTATTAGAAGGTGCTACTATTGTAAGAATTGGTTCTAGACTCTTTATTAAATAAAATATTTTAAATAATTATAGACTAATACATGAAAGGAAATGGTTTAATGTTTTCTAAGTTAGATGATAAGATTCGTATGCTCTATGATGATAAAATGGGAATTAGTACGAAAGTTCATGATCGTATTTTTTCGTTAATATTTAAAAATGATGAATATATCGGTCAATATAGTGATAATAGTGCTACAGATTTATTAAGAATGGCTAAAAAAGCGGAAATTAATAAAAATAGTCACATTTTAGATATAGGTTCAGGTCCAGGTGGCCCATCATGTTTCTTGGCATCTACTATTGGATGTAAAGTCACTGGAATAGATATATCTTCTAATTATGTAGCATACTCGAATTCTAGAGCAAAGAGTATGTCATTAAATAATGTTGAATTTATAGAAGCTTCAATTTGGGAAGCTAACTTACCAAGTAATACTTATGATTCAATAATTGGTACCGGTGCATGGTGTCATTTAGATCCTAAATATCTATTTCCACTTGTTTATAAATGGTTAAAACCAGGAGGCACTATTGCATTTATGGAAAGAGTAAAAATAAAAGAACTTACTGACGATGAAATATACAAACTTTGTACTGAATGGGCTTGTACTGAAATAAAATCAATAACTGACTATTTTAATTTATTATATTCAAGTGGATTCTCTGATATATATTTTGAAAATTTATCTATAGAATATAAAAATATTTTACAACGTTGTATAGAATCTAGATTAAAAATAAAAAATGAACTTATTAATATTTCAGGGAAAGAATTCTTTGAAAATGATTTTAAATTAGCAGAATATGAAAAAAAAGCAGCATTTGCAGGAAAACTTGGTTATGCAATGTTTGTAGGTAAAAAAATATAAATAAAATATTTATAGGGTAGGTGAATTTAATGCTTAATTATAATAAGAAAATAGAAGAAGAAATCGTATATGGTGAATATCATACACACACTATAAAACGCCATTTATATTCTGGATACACAAAATATCATTATGCTGAAGTAGTTGAATTTGAGTCAAGTGGGTTAGCACTTTTACTTGATAAACGTATTCAATCATGTCAAATAGATGAATTTGTTTATAATGAAGCAGCAGTTCATCCTGCTTTGTTAATGCATCCTCACCCTAATAGAGTATTATGCTTAGCAGGAGGAATGGGAGGAATAGTTAGAGAAGTATTAAAACATGAAAATGTAAAAGAAGTAGTTGTTATGGATGAGGATCCTATAGTAAGTGAAATAATAGAAAAATTTTTACCACATATGAAATCATCAGTTAGAACTAATCAAAAATTAAATATTTATTTTGGTAATTGTTTAGAATTTTTAAGTTCCTGTGAACCTTTTGATGTTATTATATTTGATTCGACTGATCCAACTGAAGATTCACCATATGCTTCACTTTTTACACAAGAATCATATCATAGAATCTATGATGCATTAAATGCTGATGGAATTTTATCAATTCAATTAGGTTCAGTTCATCCAGCTACGATAAATAAGTTTTTAGAAAAAAAAATTAATATTGCTGAGAAATTTCCTTTTGTTAATCCTTATCATGTAGAGGTTCATAGTCTTGGAACTTCTTGGGGATTTGCATTAGCATCTAAACGTGAATACGAATTGAACATAAATATACTTGAAAATGTAAGATACAATAAATTAAAAAGTTCATTACATTTCTTTGATGATATTTCTTATAAAAGAATGTGGTTATGGCCTAAACACCTATCTTTAAATATAAATAAAATATAACTTTAAAAAATATATTTTATAAG from Clostridium pasteurianum BC1 includes:
- a CDS encoding GNAT family N-acetyltransferase, translating into MEKELNKNITIRQASIDDLHLVVKVEEICFPQTEAATRESLEQRINTFSTSFFVAEIDGKIIGFINGCVTNKTTIYDELYKDSSLHILDGNYQTIFGLDVIPEYRNQGIAAKLMYYMIKASKKAERKGVILACKEKLIHYYEKFGYVNKGISKSVHGGAEWYDMILEF
- a CDS encoding diaminopimelate decarboxylase family protein; the encoded protein is MSQLDWKFDFNNLVKEFGNPFYLYDELKIEQIVNKFKMITYKSTSIHFATMSNNTPKILQILKKLGVKLFVNSPKHLIIGLDAGFSTEEIVFTSTNLSENDMKYAIASNVKLNVDSLGQLDMYGRLNPGGSVGLRINLDKLSHFPESHVGVYIGPKSRIGIFESELDKAFSIAQKYNLKLRGVHVYLGTNIQEHQIFLEGAEEVFRIAKRFPDLRYIDLGGGFPVKVRPEETEFNFKAFGEAISKRMEKFCDEFGREIELIFEPGRYMLSDAAVFVTTVTDIKNRADRTYIGVDSSIDIFPRPLYYDVYTEAYHPVFVSGKNEVLTDKYIDICGSTTYSRDYLARDRYLPKIEIGDILVFEKAGAYCCSAFSEFLGRPHPLELLINSENNVKIVRKSEDIISPDKIASIYDIKY
- a CDS encoding PLP-dependent cysteine synthase family protein: MIVSSILDVIGNTPIVKLSHLSPLGKADVYAKAEFLNPMGSVKDRPALAMVNAAEKDNKLHHGMTIVEATSGNTGVGLTMVSVIKNYKVIIIMEEIDIVESICKIVKTLGAEVIRTNSFESAVKLAETFQQENPEKYYVPHQFKNIANPQIHTETTAQEIIKDVGPRIKAFVSTFGSGGTFTGIGRALKKYNPNIELVLIEPDTVPIFSGGRITCSEIHGVGPTFVSDIFDRSLIDTIVQVSAQQAREASLNMARTEGILCGPSAGASVYVAAKVAERYSSNDIVVTILPDRGERYFGENVF
- a CDS encoding YggS family pyridoxal phosphate-dependent enzyme; this encodes MYSRTKYNICKTQGELKNRLINIEKEISDICNQCGRKRNEITVLSVSKYVPNEIVDIAYRLGVRNFGENRIEKFENRKKLSFFNNCSWDMIGHIQSRKVNKIVGQFSLIHSIDTIKVARLVNKFACEKQICQPVLLQVNTSNEESKQGFISNFGVLERDNIFACMDELAELPGLDIQGFMTMAPNTNDKNLIQSVFHDTKVIRDKLQNLYPQLNLKHLSMGMSNDFKLALLEGATIVRIGSRLFIK
- a CDS encoding SAM-dependent methyltransferase translates to MFSKLDDKIRMLYDDKMGISTKVHDRIFSLIFKNDEYIGQYSDNSATDLLRMAKKAEINKNSHILDIGSGPGGPSCFLASTIGCKVTGIDISSNYVAYSNSRAKSMSLNNVEFIEASIWEANLPSNTYDSIIGTGAWCHLDPKYLFPLVYKWLKPGGTIAFMERVKIKELTDDEIYKLCTEWACTEIKSITDYFNLLYSSGFSDIYFENLSIEYKNILQRCIESRLKIKNELINISGKEFFENDFKLAEYEKKAAFAGKLGYAMFVGKKI
- a CDS encoding spermidine synthase; the protein is MLNYNKKIEEEIVYGEYHTHTIKRHLYSGYTKYHYAEVVEFESSGLALLLDKRIQSCQIDEFVYNEAAVHPALLMHPHPNRVLCLAGGMGGIVREVLKHENVKEVVVMDEDPIVSEIIEKFLPHMKSSVRTNQKLNIYFGNCLEFLSSCEPFDVIIFDSTDPTEDSPYASLFTQESYHRIYDALNADGILSIQLGSVHPATINKFLEKKINIAEKFPFVNPYHVEVHSLGTSWGFALASKREYELNINILENVRYNKLKSSLHFFDDISYKRMWLWPKHLSLNINKI